Genomic window ([Empedobacter] haloabium):
CGGCACGACAACTTCTTCGACCTGGGCGGCTATTCGCTGATGGTGTTCCAGGTGATCGAGGGATTGAAGCAGAAGGGCTACAACGCGGCGCTTCAGGACGTGCTGCTGGCGCAGGAGCTGAGCGCGCTGGCCCAGCTGATCACCGCCAACAACGGCGGCGCGCCCGCATCGAGCCAGTGGGTGACGATCCGCCGCGGCGGCACCCGGCCGCCGCTGGTCTTCATCCATGAACCCAGCGGCGAAGTGCTGTCCTACGAGCGCCTGGCGCGCCATATCGACGACGAGGTGGGGCTGTACGGCATCCGCGCCGACCGTGCCGCCGTCACGGCCCAGACCACCTACGAGCAGCTGGCGGAGAGCTACGTGCGCATCCTGCGCGAGGCGCTGCCGCAAGGGCCTTACCGGCTGGCCGGCTGGTCGGCCGGCGGCGTGCTGGCCTACGAGGTGGCGCGCCAGCTGGTCGCACAGGGGCAGGAGGTGCAGTTCGTCGGACTGATCGACAGCTGGCTGCGCGGCACGGCCGGCGCCACCGCCGGCGCGATCGGCCTGGCCGACAAGCTGATGCTGCTGGCATCGTACATCGAATACCAGGGCTACCAGCTGGCCGACGCGGAGACGGCGCAGCTGATGGCCGCGGCCGACCTGCCGGCGGCGCTCGACCTGGCCCGGCGCCAGCGCTGGCTGGGCAAGGACATCGATGCCGCCGACTTCGAAGCCAGGATCGCGCTGGCGTACCACCTGCGCCAGGCCGCGCATGCCTACGTGGCGCAGCCGGTCGACGCACCCGTCCACCTGTTCACGGCCGACCCGCGCGAAGCGGCCGATCCCGCCAACGGCTGGGGCACCGTGCTGCGCGGGCGCTTGCAGGTGTACCCCATCGGCGGCGACCACTGGAGCTTGATGATGGAGCCGGCACGGGCCGGCCGGCTGGGCGGCGCGATGGCCGCCGTGCTGGCCGGGATCGACGGCACCGTGACGCTGGCCGAGCCGGCGCTGCATCCGGCGGCCGTCATCGTCCGCACCGGCAGCGCGCGCGGACGCAAGGTGTTCTGCATACCGGGCGCCGGCGCCAACGCCACTTCCTTCCTCGACCTGTGCGGCGGCTTCGATGCCGGCGTCACCGTGATCGGGCTGGAGGCGGAAGCCCTGCTGGGCCGCGACGGGCCGGTACCCACCGTGCCGGAGGCGGCCGCGCGCTACGTGGCGGCCATCCGCGCGGTGCAGCCCGCCGGGCCATACCACCTGGCCGGCCATTCCTTCGGCGGCTGGATCGCCCTGGAAGCGGCGCGCCAGCTGCTCCAGGCGGGTGCGGTGGTGGCACCGGTAGTACTGATCGATACCGAAGCGCCGCGCGCGCAGGGCCATGCCAGCCGCGCGCAGGCGCTGCGCCAGTACATCAGGCTGGTCGAGCAGGGCGGCGGCGCGTCGCTGCACATCGACGCGGCCGACCTGGCCCGGCGCGACGAGGCCGCGCAGGTGCTGCTGGTGTGCGAACGCATGAAGGAGGCCGGCCTGCTGCCCGCCAGGGCGCGCGCGGCGGACCTCGAACCCGTCATCGCGATGTTCTGCCGCCAGTGCACCATCGGCTACCGGCACGAGCAGCCCAGCGGTGCCGACGTGCTGTTGTTCGTGGCGCCCTCCGGCGGTGCCGGCGATGCCGTCGACGTGCCCGCCTGGCGCCAGCTGGAACCGGGACTGGCCGTCGTCAACGTCGCCGGCAGCGACCATCTGTCGATCCTGAAACCGCCCCACGTCGCCATCGTGGCCACTGAAATCCTCAAACACTGGTATCTCGGCTGATGATTACACTACTGGACGAACACACCATGGAGAGCCTCTGCGCGGACGCGCCTTTCGAGGTGACGGCCACGCCCGGCTTCCCCTACCTGATCGAGGCCGGCGCCGGCGCCACCCACTGCCAGCGCTGGTTCGGCGCCGCGGCGTCCGGGCTGGTCGGGCAACTGCGCCACACGGGGGCGCTGCTGCTGCGGGGCTTCCCGTTGCGCAGCGCCGCCGACTTCCGCGCCGCGGTCGGCGCGATGGCGCCGCAGCTGCGCGGCTATGCCGGCGGCACGTCGCCGCGCAGCCAGGTCGCCGAGGGCGTCTACACCTCGACGGAATACCCGAAGCAGCTGGAGATCCCGCTGCACAACGAGATGTCGTACAGCTGCCAGTGGCCGGAGTTGCTGTACTTCTTCTGCGCCGTGGCGCCAGCCACGGGCGGCGAGACGCCGCTCGCCGACTCGCGCGGCATCCTGGCGCGCATGCCGTGGGACATCGTGGAGGAGTTCGAACGGCGCCAGTTGATGTACGTGCGCAACCTGGCCTCGGCCCAGTCGCGCTACAACTCGTGGACCAAGGCCTTCGAGACGACCGACCAGGCCAGGGTCGAGGCCTACTGCCGCGACATGGACATCGGCTATGCATGGCAGCCCGACGGCGGCCTGCGCATCCAGGAAGTGCGGCCGGCGCTGCGCACGCATCCGGTCACCGGCGAGCGGGTCTGGTTCAACCAGGTCCACCTGTGGCATGCGTCGAACACGCCGATGGCCAGCAACGTCAGCGCGCAGATCGAGGCGGGCCTGCCGATGGCGGCCTACTACGGCGACGGCGGCCGCATCGACAACGACACCCTGGCAACCGTGCGCGCGGTCATGAACGCGGAAAAGCGGCTGTTCCGCTGGCAGCAGGGCGACCTGCTGATGGTGGACAACGTGCTGGCGGCGCATGGCCGCATGCCGTTCGACGGCCCGCGCCAGATCCTGGTGGCGATGTCGTGACACGCCACCCCTAATCCATCAACCATGAACGACGGGAATCCATGAACATCAAAGGTACGCAAGGCGAGTCCCTCGCCAACTGGATCAAGCACAATCGCGGCGACATCGACGCGGCGCTGTGGAGCGACGGCTACGTGCTGTTCCGCGGCTTCGACGTGGGCGGCCTCGCAGGCTTCGAGGAGTGCGCCGGGGCGGCGTGCAACACCCTGTACAAGCATTACGGCGATTTGCCGCTGGCCAGCGCCAGCGAGAACGTCTACTTCGCCACGCCCTATCCGAAACACCTGGAAATCCAGTTCCACAACGAGGCGTCGCACACTCACACCTGGCCGTCGCGCCAGCTGTTCTTCTGCCTGGAGCCGGCACCGCAGGGCGGCGAGTGGACGCTGTCGGACGGGCGCAAGGTGCTCGAGGCCATGCCGGCCGAAATGCTGGCGCGCTTTCGCGAGCAGGGCCTGGTGTACCGGCGCCGCTTCATCCGCGGGCTGGACGCCTCATGGCAGCAGTTCTTCAAGGTGAACGACCTGCAGGAGCTGCGCGAGAAGATGGCGCCCACCGGCCACGAGATCGACGCACCGTCGGAAAACGACGTCACGGTGTCGTTCCGCACCCATGCGGTGCTGCCGCTGCCGGAGCGCGGCACCGAGGCGTGGTTCAACCAGATTCTCTTGCACCATCCGGACGCGCTGCCGCAGGAGGTCGGCGACCTGCTGCGCAAGCACTTCCCGCGCGACAAGTTCCCGCGCACGGTGTTCTTCGGCGACGGCAGCGCGATCCCGGCGGAATGGGTCCGCAAGGTCGACGAGGTGCTGACCGAGTGCTCGATCCGCATCCCCACGCAGGCCAACGACGTCCTGCTGGTCAACAACCTGCTGATGGCGCACGGGCGCCTGCCGTATGCCGGCAACCGCCAGATCCGGGTCGCGCTGGGCGACATGCGCACGCACGGTACGGCCTGAGGCGGCCGGATGACCGATCACTTCAACCCATTTTCCCGGAGAGCGGCATGATTCAACGGCAGCACGTCGTCAACGATTTCTTTGCCGAGGCGGAAGCGATGCGCTCGGCCTACGACCTGAAGGTCAAGGACCCCTACCGCCAGACCGTCAGCTGGCAATACTTCTGCGCGCCGCAGATGTACACCTACCTGCGCACGGTGCCGCAGCAGGTGATCCCGGAGCCGCTGTTCGCGCGCTTCATGCAGCACATGAAGCAGTGGTGCATCGAGCACGTGGGCCTGCTGCCGATGGGCGTGCCCAACCTGCACCTGATGGTGAACGGCTGCACCCTGGGGTTGCACAGCGACTTCCAGAACGGCACCTTGGGCTACGTCTACTCGCTGACGCGCTGGCAGACCCGCAAGTTCGCCGGCGGCGAGACGCTGCTGCTGCGCGACGGCATCCCCAGCTACAAGAAGCACCACGTGCAGGGCGAGTCGCTGTACG
Coding sequences:
- a CDS encoding TauD/TfdA family dioxygenase, which produces MESLCADAPFEVTATPGFPYLIEAGAGATHCQRWFGAAASGLVGQLRHTGALLLRGFPLRSAADFRAAVGAMAPQLRGYAGGTSPRSQVAEGVYTSTEYPKQLEIPLHNEMSYSCQWPELLYFFCAVAPATGGETPLADSRGILARMPWDIVEEFERRQLMYVRNLASAQSRYNSWTKAFETTDQARVEAYCRDMDIGYAWQPDGGLRIQEVRPALRTHPVTGERVWFNQVHLWHASNTPMASNVSAQIEAGLPMAAYYGDGGRIDNDTLATVRAVMNAEKRLFRWQQGDLLMVDNVLAAHGRMPFDGPRQILVAMS
- a CDS encoding TauD/TfdA family dioxygenase, which produces MNIKGTQGESLANWIKHNRGDIDAALWSDGYVLFRGFDVGGLAGFEECAGAACNTLYKHYGDLPLASASENVYFATPYPKHLEIQFHNEASHTHTWPSRQLFFCLEPAPQGGEWTLSDGRKVLEAMPAEMLARFREQGLVYRRRFIRGLDASWQQFFKVNDLQELREKMAPTGHEIDAPSENDVTVSFRTHAVLPLPERGTEAWFNQILLHHPDALPQEVGDLLRKHFPRDKFPRTVFFGDGSAIPAEWVRKVDEVLTECSIRIPTQANDVLLVNNLLMAHGRLPYAGNRQIRVALGDMRTHGTA